One Methanobacteriaceae archaeon genomic region harbors:
- a CDS encoding adenylate kinase, whose protein sequence is MKVVVIAGIPGSGSTTVLDHALENLDYINVNYGDAMLQIAQEKGIVEDRDELRLLSSDVQKEIQKSAAKSIKERSKLNNIIVDTHCTIKTPAGFLPGLPKWVLEELQPDIFVLIEADADEILLRRISDTTRTRDMEMLKDINLHQEMNRSVSMAYAALTGATVKIIENHNDQLDNSVADIVETLK, encoded by the coding sequence ATGAAAGTAGTTGTTATTGCAGGAATTCCTGGATCTGGAAGTACGACGGTTTTAGACCATGCATTGGAAAACCTTGATTATATAAATGTTAATTATGGGGATGCAATGCTACAGATTGCTCAGGAAAAGGGGATTGTGGAAGATAGAGATGAATTGAGATTGCTTTCTTCTGATGTCCAAAAAGAAATTCAAAAAAGTGCAGCAAAAAGTATAAAAGAAAGGTCAAAGCTAAATAACATAATCGTGGATACGCATTGTACTATTAAAACACCTGCTGGTTTTTTGCCGGGACTTCCAAAATGGGTTTTAGAAGAGCTCCAACCAGATATTTTCGTGTTAATAGAAGCAGATGCCGACGAGATTTTACTAAGAAGGATTAGTGATACTACTCGTACACGAGACATGGAAATGTTGAAGGACATAAATCTTCATCAAGAAATGAATAGATCCGTTTCCATGGCATATGCTGCCCTTACTGGTGCAACAGTGAAAATAATTGAAAACCATAATGACCAACTTGATAATTCAGTTGCAGATATAGTGGAAACTTTAAAATAA
- the secY gene encoding preprotein translocase subunit SecY — protein sequence MIEKLQPIFSILPQVKNPEHRISFKEKLKWTAIIVVLYFILCQIPLYGLSPIAVDQFAQLRAVMAGSFGSILTLGIGPIVSASIVLQLLVGGKILNLDLSKHEDKALFQGAQKLLAIIFTLFEAIVMVLTGAVAATSPSFFWILILQMTIGGILIIFLDEVVSKWGFGSGVGLFIAASVSQEIIVGSFNVLSSPTQPGVPAGKIPAFIYSLTTGSPSFDYLLPVFAVIIVFLVVVYAESMRIEIPLSSGRVKGARGKYPLRFIYASNMPVILASALLLNVQLFANIFQKIGYPILGTISNGQAVSGLAYLLTPPRSLDMLITEPLHVLVYGVVFIAMCILFAVLWVELSNIGPKAVAKQLHQMGMQIPGFRSSRRQFEKILQKYIPAITVLGGAFVGLLAFGADLTGALGGGTGVLLTVGIVYRLYEEIAQEQLMDMHPMLRKFLGD from the coding sequence TTGATAGAGAAACTACAGCCGATTTTTTCTATTTTACCACAAGTAAAAAACCCAGAACACCGCATTTCATTTAAGGAAAAACTTAAATGGACAGCAATAATAGTAGTATTATATTTTATACTTTGTCAGATTCCTTTATATGGGCTAAGCCCCATTGCTGTGGATCAATTTGCTCAATTAAGAGCGGTTATGGCAGGTAGTTTTGGATCCATTCTGACTCTGGGTATAGGTCCTATTGTATCTGCATCTATTGTGTTGCAGTTGCTGGTGGGTGGTAAGATTTTAAATCTGGATCTTTCCAAGCATGAAGATAAGGCTTTGTTTCAAGGAGCTCAAAAACTCCTGGCTATCATATTTACACTTTTCGAAGCTATAGTAATGGTATTAACCGGAGCAGTAGCAGCTACAAGCCCCTCATTTTTCTGGATTCTCATATTGCAAATGACAATTGGAGGGATTTTAATAATCTTTCTGGATGAGGTTGTTTCTAAATGGGGATTTGGAAGTGGTGTTGGTCTTTTCATTGCAGCAAGTGTATCTCAAGAAATTATTGTGGGATCTTTCAATGTACTTTCTTCACCAACTCAACCTGGTGTTCCTGCGGGAAAAATACCTGCATTTATATACTCATTAACCACTGGGTCTCCGTCATTTGACTATTTACTTCCAGTATTTGCAGTTATTATAGTATTTTTGGTAGTAGTATATGCGGAAAGTATGAGAATAGAAATCCCACTATCTTCTGGTAGAGTTAAGGGAGCCAGAGGAAAATACCCTTTAAGATTTATATATGCTAGTAATATGCCGGTTATTTTGGCTAGTGCATTACTACTCAATGTGCAGCTATTTGCCAACATTTTCCAGAAAATTGGATACCCTATTTTAGGAACTATATCCAATGGACAAGCTGTCAGTGGTCTGGCTTATTTATTAACTCCTCCACGTAGTTTGGATATGTTAATAACCGAGCCTTTACATGTTTTAGTTTATGGCGTAGTGTTTATAGCAATGTGTATATTGTTTGCAGTACTTTGGGTGGAATTAAGTAATATCGGACCTAAAGCCGTTGCTAAACAACTTCATCAAATGGGAATGCAGATTCCTGGCTTTAGAAGCAGTAGAAGGCAGTTTGAAAAGATTTTACAGAAATACATACCAGCTATAACTGTACTGGGTGGTGCATTTGTAGGTCTTCTTGCTTTTGGAGCAGACCTTACTGGAGCTTTAGGTGGAGGTACTGGTGTGCTACTTACTGTGGGAATTGTTTACCGGCTGTATGAAGAGATTGCTCAGGAACAACTCATGGATATGCACCCTATGTTAAGAAAATTCTTAGGAGACTAA
- a CDS encoding uL15 family ribosomal protein — MIRTKRKINKMRGSRTIGGGCSKKRRGAGHRGGRGMAGSHKHRWTWIVKYDPKHFGKYGFKRPQKSVKDVIPVNLSYLDEKSEQLLEQGLAKKENDVIVIDVTDLGYNKVLGQGKITKALLVKSPEFSGLAEKKIQEAGGESVTL, encoded by the coding sequence ATGATTAGAACTAAACGGAAAATAAACAAAATGAGAGGGTCCCGAACCATTGGTGGTGGCTGTTCTAAGAAGCGAAGAGGAGCAGGTCACCGTGGTGGAAGAGGTATGGCTGGAAGCCACAAACACCGCTGGACTTGGATTGTTAAATACGATCCAAAACACTTTGGAAAATACGGTTTCAAAAGACCTCAAAAATCAGTAAAAGATGTTATCCCTGTAAATTTAAGTTACTTGGATGAAAAATCAGAGCAATTACTTGAACAAGGATTGGCCAAAAAAGAGAATGATGTCATTGTAATTGATGTCACTGATCTTGGATACAACAAAGTATTAGGTCAAGGAAAAATTACTAAAGCTCTTTTAGTAAAATCCCCGGAATTCTCTGGATTAGCTGAAAAGAAAATTCAGGAAGCTGGTGGAGAATCAGTAACTCTCTAA
- the rpmD gene encoding 50S ribosomal protein L30, giving the protein MLAVVRVRGTVGVKKDIAATMDMLRLTRINHAVLINENPSYKGMLLKSKDYITWGEIDLETLTQLITKRGRVAGGDKITDEYIKENTEYSSIEEFAKAVLESEITLEDANIKQVFRLHPPRKGYEGVKNAFQEGGSLGYRKEEIRTLIKKMV; this is encoded by the coding sequence ATGCTAGCAGTAGTAAGGGTAAGAGGTACGGTCGGTGTCAAAAAAGACATCGCAGCTACCATGGATATGTTAAGACTCACCAGGATTAATCACGCCGTTCTAATTAATGAAAACCCAAGTTACAAGGGAATGCTCTTGAAATCTAAGGATTATATAACTTGGGGTGAAATTGATCTAGAAACTTTAACTCAACTCATTACAAAAAGAGGACGAGTTGCTGGTGGAGACAAAATCACTGATGAATATATAAAGGAAAATACTGAATATTCTTCTATTGAAGAATTTGCTAAGGCAGTTCTCGAATCTGAAATAACATTAGAGGATGCTAATATAAAGCAAGTATTCAGATTACACCCTCCAAGAAAAGGATACGAAGGCGTTAAAAATGCTTTCCAAGAAGGTGGAAGTCTAGGGTACAGAAAAGAAGAAATTAGGACACTCATCAAAAAGATGGTGTAA
- the rpsE gene encoding 30S ribosomal protein S5, producing the protein MNYNKEEWEPKTNLGRLVKEGVITDIDEIFEKGLPIMELEIVDKLLPDLEEEVMDVNLVQRMHKSGRKVNFRVIVAVGNKDGYVGLGQGKAREVGPAIRKAVDDAKYNIIKVRRGCGDWGCVCGREHTVPFKVSGKSGSVRVTIMPAPGGVGLAIGNVGKTIMKLAGIDDLWSQTSGQTQTTVNFASATFDALKQLSRVKAQKKDLKNLGVCTS; encoded by the coding sequence ATGAACTATAACAAAGAAGAGTGGGAGCCTAAAACTAATTTAGGACGCTTAGTTAAGGAAGGAGTAATTACCGATATCGATGAGATATTTGAAAAAGGACTTCCTATAATGGAGCTAGAAATCGTAGATAAGCTTCTCCCAGATCTAGAAGAAGAAGTTATGGATGTTAACTTGGTTCAAAGGATGCATAAATCCGGAAGAAAAGTTAACTTCCGAGTTATCGTAGCTGTCGGAAATAAAGACGGTTATGTTGGCTTAGGTCAAGGTAAAGCTAGAGAAGTTGGACCTGCTATCAGAAAAGCTGTTGATGACGCTAAATATAACATAATCAAAGTTAGAAGAGGCTGTGGAGACTGGGGTTGTGTTTGTGGAAGAGAACACACAGTTCCATTCAAAGTGTCTGGAAAAAGCGGAAGTGTCAGGGTTACTATAATGCCTGCTCCTGGAGGAGTAGGACTGGCTATAGGAAATGTTGGAAAAACCATCATGAAACTGGCTGGAATAGATGATCTATGGTCCCAAACCAGTGGTCAAACCCAGACTACAGTTAACTTTGCCAGTGCAACCTTTGATGCATTAAAACAGTTGAGCAGAGTCAAAGCCCAGAAAAAAGATTTAAAAAATCTGGGTGTTTGTACCAGCTAA
- a CDS encoding 50S ribosomal protein L18, translated as MAHGSRYKVAFRRRREGKTDYHARLRLIDLDKSRLVVRISNNHVIAQIINVAESGDETVVSAHSKELQRLGWLAGTKNTSAAYLTGYLCAKKALSNDVEAAVLDIGLKPAIKGSKVFAALKGASDAGLHIPHGESILPDESRITGEHVAEYAKSLDEEELKKKFSQYLDKGLSPVDLPDHFEDMKKKIDEAEV; from the coding sequence TTGGCACACGGATCAAGATATAAAGTAGCATTTAGAAGAAGAAGAGAAGGAAAAACTGATTATCATGCCAGATTAAGATTAATCGATCTTGACAAGTCAAGACTGGTTGTCAGAATTTCTAATAATCATGTTATTGCTCAAATAATCAATGTGGCAGAATCTGGTGATGAGACTGTTGTTTCAGCTCATTCCAAAGAACTACAAAGATTAGGATGGTTAGCTGGAACTAAAAATACTTCAGCGGCTTATTTAACAGGTTACTTATGTGCTAAAAAAGCTTTAAGTAATGATGTTGAAGCAGCGGTTTTAGATATTGGATTAAAACCAGCAATTAAAGGCTCAAAAGTTTTTGCAGCTCTTAAAGGTGCATCTGATGCAGGTTTACATATTCCTCATGGAGAATCTATTCTCCCTGATGAGAGCAGAATAACCGGTGAACACGTAGCAGAATATGCTAAGTCTTTAGATGAAGAAGAGCTCAAGAAAAAGTTCTCCCAATATTTAGATAAAGGACTTTCACCAGTTGATTTACCTGATCACTTTGAAGATATGAAGAAAAAGATTGACGAGGCTGAGGTATAA
- a CDS encoding 50S ribosomal protein L19e: MNLTTQKRLAADILKVGVNRVWIDPEQIEEVSRAITRESVKQLIDNKVIRAKPQQGISSYRSKKIAQQKSKGRRKGRGSIKGAKGARRPKKEAWMTTIRALRKDLKQMRDDREINTTTYRKLYRMAKGGAFRSKSYMKTYARDHDLLRK; encoded by the coding sequence ATGAATCTTACTACTCAGAAAAGATTAGCTGCAGATATCCTGAAAGTAGGGGTAAATCGTGTATGGATTGATCCTGAACAAATAGAAGAAGTTTCACGGGCCATAACCAGGGAAAGCGTGAAGCAGCTAATAGACAACAAGGTAATTAGGGCTAAACCTCAACAGGGTATAAGCAGTTACAGGTCAAAGAAAATAGCCCAGCAAAAAAGCAAGGGAAGAAGAAAAGGTAGAGGTAGTATAAAAGGAGCAAAAGGTGCTCGAAGACCCAAGAAAGAAGCTTGGATGACTACCATAAGGGCCTTGAGAAAGGACCTTAAACAGATGAGAGACGACCGGGAAATTAATACTACTACGTATCGTAAACTCTACAGAATGGCAAAGGGCGGTGCCTTCAGAAGTAAATCTTACATGAAAACCTATGCCCGGGATCATGACTTGCTCAGGAAGTAG
- a CDS encoding 50S ribosomal protein L32e, translating into MKKKFKRQEYARYKKLGQKWRRARGKTSKMRRYEKGKPAMPTVGYGSPKATRGLHPSGYQDILVCNVKELEKLDPSIQAGRISSTVGKRKKEMMLLKAKELGIKIFNK; encoded by the coding sequence ATGAAGAAAAAATTCAAAAGGCAAGAATACGCCAGATATAAAAAGCTTGGTCAAAAGTGGAGAAGGGCCCGAGGAAAAACCAGTAAAATGAGGAGATATGAAAAGGGTAAACCTGCCATGCCTACTGTTGGTTATGGATCTCCAAAAGCTACAAGAGGTTTACACCCTTCTGGTTATCAAGATATTCTTGTTTGTAATGTAAAAGAATTGGAAAAATTGGATCCTAGTATTCAAGCAGGAAGAATTAGTTCCACTGTTGGAAAAAGAAAAAAGGAAATGATGTTATTAAAAGCAAAAGAACTTGGCATTAAAATATTTAACAAATAA
- a CDS encoding 50S ribosomal protein L6, protein MVLAAVIREEIEVPEGVNITLSDEVNVNGPQGKLSRKFIYPNITIKQEEDKVVLETQFPKKQDKAMIGTIRSHITNMIHGVTDGFTYHMKIVYAHFPMTVKVTGNKVTIENFLGERYPRTAKIVGSAKVQVKGEEVTITGINKEDVGQTMANLEQATKIKGRDPRVFQDGIYLTSKE, encoded by the coding sequence ATGGTTCTAGCAGCTGTAATTCGGGAAGAAATAGAAGTCCCGGAAGGCGTAAATATTACCCTAAGTGATGAGGTAAATGTAAATGGGCCTCAAGGGAAGCTTTCCAGGAAGTTCATTTACCCAAACATCACCATAAAACAAGAAGAAGATAAAGTAGTCCTGGAAACTCAGTTTCCTAAAAAACAGGATAAAGCAATGATAGGCACTATCCGTTCCCATATCACTAATATGATTCATGGTGTAACTGATGGATTTACTTATCATATGAAAATTGTATACGCTCACTTTCCTATGACTGTTAAAGTGACTGGAAATAAAGTTACTATAGAAAACTTCCTGGGGGAGAGATATCCTCGTACCGCTAAAATAGTGGGAAGTGCAAAAGTCCAAGTGAAAGGTGAAGAAGTAACAATTACTGGTATTAATAAGGAAGACGTGGGTCAAACCATGGCTAATCTGGAACAAGCCACTAAAATTAAGGGACGAGATCCCCGGGTTTTCCAAGATGGTATTTACCTTACTAGTAAAGAATAG
- a CDS encoding 30S ribosomal protein S8, with translation MTLMDPLANALTNMRNNELQGNGKCNISPASKLIGRVLRTMQKEGYIGEFEYVDDGKAGKFIVDLEGNINQCGVVKPRHAVKKDEFEKFEKRYLPAKNFGIIIVTTPQGIMTHKEAKEKGIGGRLLAYIY, from the coding sequence GTGACTCTTATGGATCCTCTCGCAAATGCCCTGACTAATATGCGAAACAATGAGTTGCAGGGAAATGGAAAATGTAATATTTCCCCTGCTTCTAAATTGATAGGGCGAGTCTTAAGGACTATGCAAAAAGAAGGCTACATTGGTGAATTTGAATATGTAGATGACGGCAAAGCTGGAAAGTTCATTGTGGACTTAGAAGGTAATATTAACCAATGTGGGGTTGTAAAACCTAGACATGCCGTTAAGAAAGATGAATTTGAAAAATTCGAAAAAAGATACTTGCCAGCTAAAAATTTCGGAATAATTATTGTTACCACCCCTCAGGGAATAATGACCCACAAAGAAGCTAAAGAAAAGGGTATTGGTGGCAGATTACTGGCATACATATATTAG
- a CDS encoding 30S ribosomal protein S14, with product MRFMPRKYGKASRKCSRCGDHSALVRRYGLMLCRQCFRELAPKIGFKKYN from the coding sequence GTGAGATTTATGCCAAGAAAATACGGAAAGGCATCCAGAAAATGTTCAAGATGCGGAGATCACTCTGCTCTGGTTAGAAGATACGGGCTCATGTTATGTAGACAGTGCTTCAGAGAACTCGCACCGAAAATCGGATTTAAAAAGTACAACTAG
- a CDS encoding 50S ribosomal protein L5, with product MNPMEEVIIAKATMNIGVGEGGEQLARAEKLLNNMTGQNSVRTYSKVTNPEFGIRKHQPIACKVTLRGERADKAIKMILDGIGNKLKSRQFDAQGNVSFGINEHIDIPGMRYDPDIGIFGMNLSITFEKPGYRIKRRKIQRKKIPAKHMVKKEETMKFMQEKFQVKIV from the coding sequence ATGAACCCAATGGAAGAAGTAATAATAGCCAAAGCCACCATGAATATTGGTGTTGGTGAAGGTGGAGAACAACTGGCCAGAGCCGAAAAGCTTTTAAATAATATGACTGGTCAGAATTCTGTTCGAACTTACTCAAAAGTTACTAATCCTGAATTCGGTATAAGAAAACATCAACCTATAGCTTGCAAAGTAACCCTAAGGGGCGAAAGAGCAGATAAGGCTATTAAAATGATATTAGATGGTATAGGTAACAAACTGAAATCAAGACAGTTTGATGCGCAGGGTAATGTTTCATTTGGAATTAATGAACATATTGATATCCCTGGAATGAGGTACGATCCAGATATTGGTATTTTTGGAATGAACTTATCAATTACCTTTGAAAAACCAGGATACCGAATTAAAAGAAGGAAAATTCAACGGAAAAAAATCCCAGCTAAACACATGGTAAAAAAAGAAGAAACCATGAAATTTATGCAGGAAAAATTCCAGGTTAAGATTGTTTAA
- a CDS encoding 30S ribosomal protein S4e has protein sequence MAKMGSRKHLKRYKSPKHWPIHPKEDKWTVKPAAGPHAIESSLPLLIVIRDILGIADNSREAKRIINSGEILVDGEVRKDYKFPVGFMDVLQIPKNGGVYRVLPDAKGRLILHPITQENVEFKLCKIENKTTVKDGKTQLNLHDGRNSITEDPLSAGDVVKLKVPEQEILEAIKFEEGIIGLVTGGKHTGEIGKIKEINITKSSMPNTVVMETEKNKTFLTLKDYVFVIGKDEPVISLPGGN, from the coding sequence ATGGCAAAGATGGGATCAAGAAAACATCTTAAGCGTTATAAATCTCCTAAACACTGGCCCATTCATCCAAAAGAAGATAAATGGACAGTTAAACCTGCTGCTGGACCTCACGCAATAGAAAGTTCACTACCTTTATTGATTGTCATTAGGGACATTCTGGGAATTGCTGATAATTCCCGGGAAGCTAAGAGAATCATTAATAGTGGTGAGATACTGGTAGATGGTGAAGTAAGGAAGGACTATAAATTCCCTGTTGGTTTCATGGACGTATTACAGATTCCTAAAAATGGTGGAGTCTACAGAGTACTGCCTGATGCAAAGGGAAGATTAATTTTACATCCTATCACACAGGAAAATGTAGAATTTAAATTATGTAAAATTGAAAACAAAACCACTGTTAAAGACGGTAAAACCCAACTTAACTTACATGATGGCCGGAACTCTATTACTGAGGATCCGCTTTCTGCGGGTGATGTGGTAAAGCTCAAAGTACCTGAACAAGAAATTTTAGAAGCTATAAAATTCGAAGAAGGTATTATTGGTCTGGTTACTGGTGGTAAACACACTGGTGAGATTGGTAAAATTAAGGAAATTAATATAACCAAATCTTCCATGCCTAACACAGTTGTTATGGAAACTGAAAAAAATAAAACTTTCCTAACATTAAAAGATTATGTTTTCGTTATTGGAAAAGACGAACCTGTTATTTCACTTCCTGGAGGAAACTAA
- the rplX gene encoding 50S ribosomal protein L24 — protein MSKQPRKQRKYIYNAPLHARHKLMSVTLSKDLREEFGRRSLPVRTGDTVQVMRGDFKDHEGKVEKVDLKHYRVRVEGANTQKPDGNPVFFPIHPSNLVIVEMDLKDEKRNKIMERKG, from the coding sequence ATGTCAAAACAACCTAGAAAACAAAGGAAATACATTTACAATGCACCTTTACACGCACGCCACAAACTAATGAGTGTAACCTTAAGCAAGGATCTTCGAGAAGAATTTGGTCGAAGATCTCTTCCTGTGAGAACTGGGGACACTGTGCAGGTTATGCGCGGCGATTTTAAAGATCACGAAGGAAAAGTGGAAAAAGTAGACCTTAAACACTACCGTGTACGAGTAGAAGGTGCTAATACACAAAAACCTGACGGAAATCCAGTTTTCTTCCCAATTCACCCATCTAACTTGGTTATTGTGGAAATGGATTTAAAAGACGAAAAAAGAAACAAAATTATGGAAAGGAAGGGATAA
- a CDS encoding 50S ribosomal protein L14 produces the protein MKAITSNVTKALPVGARLQCVDNTGAREVEIISVKGYKGVRRRLDVAGVGDMIIVSVKKGSVDMRKEVMTAVVVRQKKEYRRADGLRIKFEDNAAVIISPEGVIKGSEIRGPVAKEAADRWPAVGSAASIIV, from the coding sequence ATGAAGGCTATTACATCTAATGTAACCAAAGCTCTACCTGTTGGTGCCCGACTACAATGTGTTGACAATACTGGTGCTCGAGAAGTAGAGATTATATCTGTAAAAGGGTACAAAGGTGTTCGAAGGAGACTAGATGTGGCTGGAGTTGGCGACATGATTATTGTCTCTGTCAAAAAAGGATCTGTGGACATGCGAAAAGAAGTCATGACTGCGGTTGTTGTGAGACAGAAAAAAGAATACCGACGTGCTGATGGTCTACGAATTAAATTTGAAGATAATGCAGCTGTAATTATAAGTCCTGAAGGCGTGATCAAAGGATCCGAAATCAGAGGACCAGTAGCTAAAGAAGCGGCAGACCGATGGCCTGCTGTAGGAAGCGCGGCTAGTATAATTGTTTAA
- a CDS encoding 30S ribosomal protein S17: MVGIEVPEPKSECNDPNCPFHGSLPVRGQVLEGIVTNDKAERSITVERSFYKFISKYERYEKRKSRIKAHKPDCIELQVGDTVKIAECRPLSKTKHFVVVEVKGEK, translated from the coding sequence ATGGTTGGCATCGAGGTTCCAGAACCTAAATCCGAATGTAATGATCCTAACTGCCCTTTTCACGGGTCTTTACCCGTCAGAGGACAAGTACTGGAAGGAATAGTTACTAATGATAAGGCTGAAAGGTCCATTACTGTGGAAAGAAGTTTTTACAAGTTCATTAGTAAATACGAAAGATACGAAAAAAGAAAATCAAGAATTAAAGCTCACAAACCAGATTGTATTGAGTTACAAGTAGGTGACACAGTAAAAATAGCAGAATGCAGGCCTTTAAGTAAGACCAAGCATTTTGTTGTGGTTGAGGTAAAGGGAGAGAAATAA
- a CDS encoding ribonuclease P protein component 1, which translates to MITPQNLFQHELIGLTVEIVESSNMGLVGIKGKVVDETRNTIRVEVDDRHESIIPKNVAIFHFQTPEGQKVEIDGKILVSRPEDRIKKKFRKI; encoded by the coding sequence ATGATAACTCCACAAAATTTATTTCAGCATGAACTAATTGGTTTAACTGTTGAAATAGTTGAAAGCTCTAATATGGGGCTGGTAGGAATAAAAGGAAAAGTTGTTGACGAAACTCGAAATACAATTCGTGTTGAAGTGGATGATAGGCATGAGTCTATCATTCCTAAAAATGTTGCAATTTTTCATTTCCAAACCCCTGAAGGACAAAAAGTTGAGATTGATGGTAAAATTCTGGTAAGTCGCCCTGAAGACAGAATTAAAAAGAAATTTAGGAAAATTTAA
- the yciH gene encoding stress response translation initiation inhibitor YciH: MKICDVCGLPDELCVCEEIAREVQTVKVFTVRRRFGKLMTIVEGIDEHDIDIKELTKELKARCACGGTAKKGQIELQGDHKRRVKEVLANLGFSSDTIEIREMDRKHNRRR; the protein is encoded by the coding sequence ATGAAAATCTGCGATGTATGTGGTCTTCCAGATGAACTCTGCGTCTGTGAAGAAATAGCACGAGAAGTTCAGACTGTTAAAGTATTTACAGTACGAAGAAGATTCGGGAAACTGATGACCATTGTAGAGGGCATAGACGAACACGATATCGACATTAAGGAACTTACTAAGGAATTAAAAGCCAGGTGTGCCTGTGGTGGCACAGCTAAAAAAGGTCAGATAGAACTTCAAGGGGACCATAAAAGGAGAGTTAAAGAAGTTCTAGCTAACCTGGGTTTTTCATCCGATACTATTGAAATTCGAGAAATGGATAGGAAACATAATAGAAGAAGATAA
- the rpmC gene encoding 50S ribosomal protein L29: MAILRSKDVREMDIDEIQKKLGELKAEYAKNISKSSASGVYENPGKIKELKRTIARVLTIMNEKQKET, translated from the coding sequence ATGGCTATCTTAAGAAGTAAAGATGTAAGAGAAATGGATATTGATGAGATCCAGAAGAAGCTGGGTGAACTCAAAGCAGAATATGCTAAAAACATTTCCAAAAGTTCTGCATCAGGGGTCTATGAAAATCCTGGAAAAATCAAGGAACTCAAAAGGACCATTGCTCGCGTTCTTACTATTATGAATGAAAAACAGAAGGAGACATAA
- a CDS encoding 30S ribosomal protein S3, with protein sequence MIEKDFVTEGLRRTRIDEYLQSELERAGYGGMEVQVTPLGTMVVVYAERPGMVIGRGGKTVRGITQNLKTKFDLENPQVEVKEVDVPELNPKIMAYKIANMLQRGMHFRRVAYTTIRRIMGSGAQGVEVTISGKIRGARSATAKFSDGYIKKCGEPSIRLVKEGFATVQLKPGVLGIYVRIMPPGAVLPDKVDILAPTIEETVIETEETVEVEVTEEPLESTEEVELVESEEELEELEESEEEIEETEEVSEVVEESEEEEVSEDVPEETDVVSEEEVSEDVEAAEETETEPESSEKPESE encoded by the coding sequence ATGATAGAAAAGGATTTTGTCACAGAGGGCCTTAGAAGAACTAGAATTGATGAATATCTACAAAGTGAACTCGAAAGAGCCGGCTACGGTGGAATGGAAGTTCAAGTTACTCCTCTAGGGACTATGGTAGTTGTTTACGCTGAAAGACCAGGAATGGTTATTGGAAGAGGCGGAAAAACTGTTCGAGGCATAACTCAAAACTTAAAAACCAAATTTGATTTGGAAAACCCACAAGTAGAAGTTAAAGAAGTGGATGTTCCTGAACTCAACCCTAAAATCATGGCCTACAAAATTGCAAACATGTTGCAGAGAGGTATGCATTTTAGAAGAGTGGCCTATACCACCATACGAAGAATTATGGGGTCAGGTGCTCAAGGTGTAGAAGTAACCATATCCGGTAAAATTAGGGGTGCAAGATCTGCTACTGCTAAGTTTTCCGATGGTTACATCAAAAAATGTGGTGAACCTTCCATTCGTTTAGTAAAAGAAGGTTTTGCTACTGTACAACTCAAACCTGGTGTTTTAGGAATCTATGTTAGAATCATGCCACCGGGTGCAGTTCTACCAGATAAAGTTGATATTTTAGCTCCGACTATTGAAGAGACTGTAATTGAAACTGAAGAAACTGTAGAAGTTGAAGTAACTGAAGAACCTTTGGAATCTACTGAAGAAGTAGAACTGGTTGAATCTGAAGAGGAACTAGAAGAACTAGAAGAATCTGAAGAAGAAATCGAAGAGACTGAAGAGGTATCTGAAGTAGTTGAAGAATCTGAGGAAGAAGAAGTATCTGAAGATGTTCCTGAGGAAACTGATGTGGTTTCTGAAGAAGAAGTATCTGAAGATGTTGAAGCTGCTGAAGAGACTGAAACCGAACCAGAATCTTCTGAAAAGCCAGAATCGGAATAA